The Colwellia sp. M166 genome segment CACTTTCGTCGCCATTATTTCTGTCGAGTAAGCTTTGTCTTTGTGCGGTTAATTTTTCCAGATTTTCGTCAATCTTTTTAGTCAGCGCTAATTGTTGGTCTTTTCTGATCAAGCCTTTGTCTGCGTCATTATCGACTTCAGTTTGAGCAAGATTTAGAATTTCCATTCTTACTTCAACTCTTTTTATATCCAAAAAACTAATACCCAATCGATTATATAAAATAGCCGTGTTAACTTCGTCGCGATCAATTTTAACCTCAATCGGTACCGCCATAATTTTATCTATGGTGGCATTGTGATAATCATTGGGCGCTAACAGTTTATTTTCAAAATTAGTTTCATCAAGCTCTTTGCTGGCAGCAGTCTTTATTGACTCATAATGAGCTGCGACTTCTTCAGGTTTTATATTTGAAATATAACGAAGGTTTTTAATATCAGTCATAGCACTAGGCTTGGGTGCTGCGACATTATCAATGGCGGGCAGTGGTTGTTTTACTTGGTTAACACCGCTTGCGGTGTTGGTTTTGAACAACGCTTGCATATGGCTTTGATTATTAATTGAAATAGACATAACGATGATATTTCCTTATACGTTTGCTTTTATTTGCAGCGAACATACCTGCAAACATCATGCATGTAGACAGCAAAATTTGCGCCAACAAAAAGTTAACTATAAAAGGCCATATAACTATAAATAATTGTAAATCATTAGCTTAAAAAGGTATTTTTAATAACCTCAGCGGCAACTCTTTGGGGTTACTCGGTCATTTTTGCCATTGCTAGGTCAAAAGTTGCCGAGCGTATTCGATATAAATGTACTTCGTTTTTAGGCTTTTTTAACAAACTTGGCTGTTACCATCATTTCGCCAGCACCGTCGACTTTACAATCAAGCTGATGATCTTTCTTATCAAACACCCGCCTGATCAGCGCTTTAGTACCAATTTTTATAACTTGCGAACTGGCTTTAATTTTTAAATCTTTAATAACGGTAACTTTATCGCCTTCACACAGTAAAGCGCCATTAGCGTCTTTAACAGCAATAATGCTATTTTCTGCAACTTCTTTAGGATCCCATTCAAATGCACACTCAGGACAAATAAGTAATTGTTGCTCTTGATATACGTATTCACTTTGACAGTTTGGACAAGCAGGATAAGACATTGTTTATTTCTTTTCGGTTAATGATGAACGATTCATTGTTGTAACGAGTTTATTTTAAGTTTCTGTTTGTAAAATTTTTTATAAATAGATTTCATGAGAAAAACAAGCAAGCGCAAAACATTTATACTCTGAAGTTAGTGATTAAAGTTAGCGATTAAAATCAGCGAATTTTATCGCCAAGTTAGCCGCTACTTCATATTCCCCCTTTAATTTTAGCACTTCAATTATGCATTCAATGGTACACAATCCGCCTTCTGGCTGGTTAGCTCTTAGCTTATAAGATGAGCTATTTTCAGTTTTTACCGTAAATTGAGCAGCTTGTTTTAAATAAGGGCTTTGATTAAAAATCTTTTGAGCTTCTTGCCATGTGCTGTCAATAATAATGATATTATCGTAAGTATCAAGACTCATCGAATCGGCTATTGTGTGCTCAGGTAATGGCTCAACCGATGATATTATCGCGCTAGATTTGGTGTTTGAATACAATAATATCGCGGCATTATTCGCTATTAAACGAGTCAGCAGTGCTGGCGGATTTAGCCGTTGCCAAAGTATACGTTCAACAATTTCACCCGCATGTTGCAGTGCAATAGCGCCGGTATTGGTTACTCGGCGCAATTCACGTTCATGAGTTAGCAGAAAAATTTTCATTGTTTGCTGTTAATGCAAACAACACTTCTTATATTTTTTACCACTGCCACACGGACAAGGATCATTTCTGCCAGCAGCTGATAACGAGCTAACCGGCACACTGTTGTCTATAATCGTTTGTTCATCGTATAAAATAGAAGACAATAAACCACCGTCTTCCATCAACGAATCAAATACATCATGATTTTCATTCTCAAGCTGTTCGTCGGTTAAATCATCATCAGCCCAAGACTGCAATGTATCAACAACTTTGAACTCGGTTTGAATTGTACCAAATTCAATCAACTTGTATGTTTCAGTACTGGCCCATGCTTTAATTTCATCATGACTAAAGCGATTTTCATCAAATAAACTGTTATCACCAACACCTTTATCGCATAGCGCAATAAATTGAGCTTTAAAATCATCAAGTTGATAAGTAATACAAGCATCCGCTAATGCACTAAGTAAAAAACAATTGCTGATACCCGGTAAAGCTAAAAATGCCGATAACCATCGATTAATATGTGCTGTTAACTGAACTTTAGTAATCACCCCAACCTCGTATTGAGCAAATACCGCTTCAATAGCCGATGCTTTGCAATACATAGCTTGATGACCATCAACAATATAATCAGACAAAGCTTGAGTATTACCATCAGCAACATTATAAAACACGCTTGGGGTTAACTCGGTAAGTGCATCGCCAAATACCGCCTCAATGGGGGTTAAAAAGGTGTCACTGCGCGAAAATAGCTGCAAACATTTTGCCAAGGCTGGCGCATATTTTAATTCGGCTAATAATAAAGTACCGAAAAATAAAACGCCCTGTTGCTCTTCAGTTAATGATGTATCATCCGCGATAAATTGATCTATTAGCCGTTCTAATTCTGGGTAAAATACTGGCCAATGTGTTTTAGCCGCTTCAAGGGCTTCTATCGGTAGCTCATTGTCGTTTGAATTACCCAGTGCCAGTAAAATTTCTGCTAGATTCATGTAAATTCCGCGTTAAATCATTAATTATAAGAGGCAAATGCCAAAGGTTATATATTAACGTCTTCCTGTTAGCGTTACCATTTAAAGCAGAGAATTAGCGTGAAAAAACGCACTTGGTTACTGTTATAAGTTTAATCATGTGATGGTGAGTAAAGCTTTACCGTCATTAGGCGCATTTTTCGTATGGCCCTTTGTGTAAGAGTTATTTTCTTTAATATATGGAAGAACATGAGCTATTCGTCTAGACTTTATCCTCGCTCAAATAATCGCTTTACGTGCCTCCTCAAAACTAAAAGTCCACTAATGCGACTACAGTTTTGTTAGCAACCGACAGATAAAGAAAAACCAGCTTCTGAAAGCAAAAGCTGGCTTAACAAGATGTTAAACTATAGCGCCAGATCCAATGACTCGATTGCAGCTACAATTGTATGAACAGAGTTTCTGTCAAACTCTGCTCGATCTACTTCTTCATGAGTACCTTTGTTCAGATACCGCCATTCGCGAGAATCACCATTAACACCTAATAACTGATCTATGGGTGATAAAACATTATGTTTATTGGGATCAGTGAAGTCACCTTTGTTAATCTTAGTTTTAAGTTGATCTGTTAACTGACGCAACTCAATTGGCGCATTTGCGGTACGTAATTTGATACTTAAATTGCCATCTCCATGCTTACTGACATATCGCCATACTTTTCCTTTAGTTAATAATTCTAACGCTTGGCGAGATTTACCCAATGCAAATCGTATTTCATTTTTACGAATATGTTCTAATGCTCCTTCTATATAGTTTCGTGGGGCGCAATTGAAATCAACTTGTATATGCGGCTCATCAATACGAGGTAAAAACGCCAACCGCTGGCTACTTCTGGCTTGCTCTACTGATAACATGTTTTGGATATCTTTAAAGAGTTCCTCTCCATGACATGTCAAGATAATCTGCTTTCCATCAAAGTAATCATCTTCAAATAGAGTGCGCCTGATGGACTCTCGGTGGTCATCATCAATAGCATTAACCGGGTCATCAAAGATAAGAAGAGGGCAACCTTCTTTTATGTTTTTCGCCAATAGTATTGCCAAACCAATGCAACGAATATGCCCTTCACTTAATACATGGAGAGCATCAAAATACTTTTCAGGCTCGTTTTGATAAGAAATTTTTAGCTTCTGGTTTTGTGCTAGCGGTAGCTGAATTGATGCCAATAACTCTGTTGGCGCATCGTTACGGTTGAATGCATTATATAATTTAACAACTTCATCACCTAAGTTTTCGACTAGCAGTGCAGGCAGCTTCTTACGATAGGTATTAAGTAAAGCTACAAACTGCTGGTAGGACTCTCTGATTTCAATATTCTGCTCCACAATAGGCTTTTCCTGCTCGACTTCACCGATGAGTGATTTATTTTCTTCGTCAAATTCACTAATTAGCTTTTGAGCACCTTCAATTGCTTTGATTGCTGCACTCTTCGAAGCAGCTAGCTTTTGAGCGTCATTTAAAAAAACTTTTAATCGGTTTAATTCTAGTTGCTGAGCTTTCTTATTCTGTTCAATTTGAACACTTTCAGTATCCTGTTTTTCTAGGGAGTTTACTTGTGTATCAATATGCTGAATGGCTGATGTGCCATCACCTAACACAACATTCAAACTATTCCACCATGTCACATTTAATTGAGACATATCAGCTAGCTTGAATGGTGCTAACTTGTTATCAATGGAATAAAAATTTAAGCAAGTGGATAATATCTGATGCAATTCTTGAAGCTTTTGAAGCACTGTTTGCTCAAGTTGTTTTATTTTAGTTTGCAATTCAGCTAAGTGTTGAAGTTTGACTAGCTCCTCTCCTGCATGAGTGAAAGGATTAACGGTTACTTCCGTTAATGGGGTTAAACATGCTGGGCATTTATCAGGACTAATTTGCTGAACTTGAGTTACCGATTCAAATAGCCGTTGGAAAGATACTTGTTGGCTTGCATTCGCTAATTCTTCTTTTTTTGTTTATGGTCATTTAGACTACTTGCTAACGTTTGTTTGATTAAGGCTAAGTTAGCAGCGGTTAGGTTACTTTTTTGCGGAGCAGGCTTTTGCAGCTCTGCTTCTAATAAAGGTATTTGCCCTTGCCTTTCCTCAGACCCATTAAGCTCAAACATCATTTTCAGTAAAGTACAGCCTTCTCTATAGCGTGTTGCTAGTGAAGTTTCTTCACCCTTCACCTGTTCAACAATGCCTTTATTAAGCTTTATTTGCTGTTCAGCGCCTTGGAGTTGAAGCCGTTTTTGAGAAAGCTTCTTTGCTTTGACACCTTCTACATCAATGTGTTTTCCATCCATTTCAGGAGAGAAGTTTTTAACAAACTCATTAAACGCATCAAGGCCAAATAGTGTTGATATTAGTTCTGACTGTTTGGCTGGAGCTTGTGCAGCAATACGCGAAAAGCTATCTATTCGATTTTTCTCAACAAAGCAAAATCGATAAAGAGCATCATTAGGTTTGATATTGACATCACTGCCTTGAGCATCAATTCCGATCAATTTGGGAGGTACGAATTTATTGGTATGGGCATTTTTCAAATAAGCTTCAACATCTCTAAAACGTTTACTTTCAGCTTCTGCCACAGAACCTAATAACGCATATTCCAATGCTTCACAGAAACTTGACTTACCTGTACCATTTGGCCCAAAGATAAGAACTAATATACTTTTTAGATCAAAAGTTTCTTCACGGCTAAATCCCCGAAATGAATCAACAGTCAATTCTTTGAGTAGAGTAAAAGATGCAACATCTGATGTTATATCTTCAAGATCAGTTGGGATATCCGCATCTAAATTAGCCCAATATTTTTGAGCAAGCTTTGCGACATTTTTAACCCTTTGTCCCTGATACGTACCTAGAGGAACAATTTTATCTAGGTTCTTTAGTACCAAGTTAGCGAATTTATGAACTGACTCACTAGATGGAGATGATAGTAAAGTTTGAAGAAAACGTTGATATTCAGACTGGATCATACCTTCCCTTATATTTGATAAATTGTCAGATTGCTCAGCAGAGCCTTAACCTAACGATAATGTCCTTTGTAAATCCTGTTATCAAAGTTATCAGTTTAAAAAACGTAAGTAAATCAACACGCGACCTAATGCTAATTACTTTGATTTTACACAATAAAAAGACCGTCAATCTTACGAATAAAGGGCTTCTCTTAATCTGGCGATGAGATAGAGCTTTAAACTCTTCTCGAAGGTTTAGCGCTACAAACCCTCGTAGCTTTATTTGCATTCAAATAGCAAAAAGGCGCTAACCTTTCGATTAGCGCCTTCTCTTAATTTGGCGATGAGATAGAGCTTTGAACTCTACGCGAAGGTCTAGCGCTACAAACCCATTACTAAAATAAACGTTCAGATAGCAAAAAGCCCGTCAATCTTGCGATTAACGGGCTTCTCTTAATGTGGCGGTGAGATAGAGATTTGAACTCTAGAAGGGCTACAAACCCTTGCCGGTTTTCAAGACCGGTGCTTTCGACCACTCAGCCATCTCACCTGAACTCTAAAGCATTGCTGCTTCAGAACGAGGCGAATATTAAATACCTGAGGCGCTTTTGTAAAGTGCTAATTGCGCTTATTTTGCATTTTATTTAATTTTTTGTGCCAAGTGCTGAATAATTCATCAAATATCAGATTTTAACTGCCCTTTCGATGTTTATTTGTTCATTTTTAAAACGTACGATTTGTAACAATCGTAACGATCCGTATTTATCACGGCAACTGGTATACTATGCTACTGCATATTTACTAGGAGGTGTTGTGCCAAAAACTAACCAATCTGTTGCTGATCGTAGTCTGCTGAGTTTAACTTGGCCTATTTTTATCGATTTATTTTTCATTTTCATGATCAATGTTACTGATGCTTGGTTTTTAAGTCGTATTTCTGATTCGGCTGCCGCATCTGTGGGTGCTGTTATGCCGATATTAGGTATTGCCTTCGCACTTTATAGTACATTGCATCAAGGTGGCAGTAGTGTTGCTTCGCAACGAATTGGCGCTGGTGATCATAAAAAGCTAGCCACTACCTATGGCGCTTTGTTTGTTATTCTTCTATTTGGCGGTATGTTCTTAACCGTAATGATGTTTTCATTTGCCCCTACTTTTGCACAGTGGATGGGGTTAAATGACAGTATGGCTGATATGGCTAGTATCTATTTAAAAACCATTGGTATGGGAACATGGATATTAGCCATTAGGTTCGCTGCCGCTGCCATTTTAACGTCGCAAGGTAAAACGCATTGGAACATGTGGTCAACGTTCGTTATGACCGTAGTAAATATTGTTTTTAACTATTTATTAATTGATGGCAAGTTTGGTTTTCCTGCTTTAGGTGTACAAGGTGTTGCTTATGCGTCAGTTATCGCGTGGGCGGTAAGCTTATGTTTCACCTTAGTGATTATTATCAGGCATTTAAAAATCAACGTTGCGCTTCCTAAAAGCTGGAGTTTATTTAAGAAAGACAGTGCGCCTATTTTAAAAATATCCATGCCGTCAGTGCTAGAGCCAATGTCGTGGCAATTAACGCAAATTTTAATGACTGTGATGATCGTCACTATGGGTGAGCTAGCATTAGCAACGCGCATTTATAGCTTTAACTTGCTTTTTACCGCTATTCTTTACGGTTTTGCCGTTAGTGCGGGTGTGCAAATAAAAGTGGCGCATTATATTGGCGCTAAACGTTTTGATGATGCGCACAAGCAGCTAATACTGGGGTTAAAACTTGGCGTTGTTGGCGCGATGTTTTTTTGTCTTCACTTTATTAGCTTTCTCAGATCAGCTATTTGCGCTATTTACCGAGAATGTTGATATTTGGGCGTTAGGTAAGTTAATACTGCTAGTGGCCATTATGGGCGAGTTTGGTAGAAGTTTTAATTTAATTGTTGGTTCGTCTTTACGTGCTTCAGGTGATGCGCGTTACGTGTCAATTGTTGGCTTTGTTTTAATGTGGTTTATTGCCCTGCCGTTAGCTTGGCTATTAGGGCTACATTATGCTTATGGCCTGGTAGGAATTTGGATAGCAACAAGTTTAGATGAATGTATACGCGGCATTATTGCTTTTAAACGTTGGAATAGCGGTAAATGGCGCAGCAAAGGCGTATATGCTGAAGAAGTACCAGTACATGATCCAAGCTTAAATGAGCGCGTTGATTGCCAGGAAGCTAATGATTGTCGTAATGTTTTTAACCAAGAACCTGAAAAACCAACAAATGATAAAAGCTAAAGCTATAGTTTGTCGCCATAATTTATCAACCTAGGCAAAGCTAATTAACCATCAGAATGAACAAAGCCGCTAAACATACTGTTAGCGGCTTTTTGTTGCTAGTATTTTGGCAATTAGCCTTTAATAAGGTAGTAACCTTTCGTTGTTAACGATACGGTTATTGGTTGCTGGCTGCGGTTTTTCCAATACCAACCATGCACGCCTTTGAAAGGTGTGGTTAATGAACCTTTCATGTTGTTTGAAGTTGTAATGGAGTAACTTTCAAAATAGCCTGTGGTGTCGCCTTCTGGCTCGCCGTGAAAATCAAAATAAAGCACTTCGCCATCGGTTTTCCACTCATATTCTAAATGAGCATATTTTTCCATATAGAATTTATATTCTAAGCCCTTATCTGCGGGGATCACAATATCAATACTGTCGTTACGTAATACATGAATTTGCTGACCGTGATCAACCACTAAGCTTGGCGACTTTTCAGAGGCTTGAGCAATAGCCGTTAAGCCTAGCGCTTTGCCAATACCTGTTGGGTCAATGTTATATTCTGCCGGTAAAATACAGGTAATAAGTAAAACAATAGCAACAATAATTGCCATCATGCCTGCTTTGGTTAACGTGCGTGTGCTATGTACAGGAACTTTAAATTCATTCATTTTCTATCCAAATTTACTTCATATGTTGGGGCAAGTTTTAGTTTTGCCGAATTTATCAGAATTATTTTACTTATTGCTGCGCTAAGTGATTAAGTAGCCAGTAAGCTGTAGGCCTATTAGCATAAAACCGGCACTCATTAATGCGGTATTTGTTAGCGTTGCAAAGTGTAAATAGCTTTTATGCCTGCGCCAAAAACTTAATATTATTAACACTATGGCTAGCGCTATAAACTGGCCTAGTTCAACACCTATATTGAATGAAATAATGTTACTGACTAAACCATTACTCGGTAATTGAAACTCTTGTATTTTAGTGGCTAAGCCAAAGCCGTGGAACAAACCGAAAACAATCACGGCAATTTTTGTATTGGGTTGGTA includes the following:
- a CDS encoding AAA family ATPase, with the protein product MSQLNVTWWNSLNVVLGDGTSAIQHIDTQVNSLEKQDTESVQIEQNKKAQQLELNRLKVFLNDAQKLAASKSAAIKAIEGAQKLISEFDEENKSLIGEVEQEKPIVEQNIEIRESYQQFVALLNTYRKKLPALLVENLGDEVVKLYNAFNRNDAPTELLASIQLPLAQNQKLKISYQNEPEKYFDALHVLSEGHIRCIGLAILLAKNIKEGCPLLIFDDPVNAIDDDHRESIRRTLFEDDYFDGKQIILTCHGEELFKDIQNMLSVEQARSSQRLAFLPRIDEPHIQVDFNCAPRNYIEGALEHIRKNEIRFALGKSRQALELLTKGKVWRYVSKHGDGNLSIKLRTANAPIELRQLTDQLKTKINKGDFTDPNKHNVLSPIDQLLGVNGDSREWRYLNKGTHEEVDRAEFDRNSVHTIVAAIESLDLAL
- a CDS encoding DUF1186 domain-containing protein; translated protein: MNLAEILLALGNSNDNELPIEALEAAKTHWPVFYPELERLIDQFIADDTSLTEEQQGVLFFGTLLLAELKYAPALAKCLQLFSRSDTFLTPIEAVFGDALTELTPSVFYNVADGNTQALSDYIVDGHQAMYCKASAIEAVFAQYEVGVITKVQLTAHINRWLSAFLALPGISNCFLLSALADACITYQLDDFKAQFIALCDKGVGDNSLFDENRFSHDEIKAWASTETYKLIEFGTIQTEFKVVDTLQSWADDDLTDEQLENENHDVFDSLMEDGGLLSSILYDEQTIIDNSVPVSSLSAAGRNDPCPCGSGKKYKKCCLH
- a CDS encoding AAA family ATPase, with translation MIQSEYQRFLQTLLSSPSSESVHKFANLVLKNLDKIVPLGTYQGQRVKNVAKLAQKYWANLDADIPTDLEDITSDVASFTLLKELTVDSFRGFSREETFDLKSILVLIFGPNGTGKSSFCEALEYALLGSVAEAESKRFRDVEAYLKNAHTNKFVPPKLIGIDAQGSDVNIKPNDALYRFCFVEKNRIDSFSRIAAQAPAKQSELISTLFGLDAFNEFVKNFSPEMDGKHIDVEGVKAKKLSQKRLQLQGAEQQIKLNKGIVEQVKGEETSLATRYREGCTLLKMMFELNGSEERQGQIPLLEAELQKPAPQKSNLTAANLALIKQTLASSLNDHKQKKKN
- a CDS encoding MATE family efflux transporter, which gives rise to MARCFFVFTLLAFSDQLFALFTENVDIWALGKLILLVAIMGEFGRSFNLIVGSSLRASGDARYVSIVGFVLMWFIALPLAWLLGLHYAYGLVGIWIATSLDECIRGIIAFKRWNSGKWRSKGVYAEEVPVHDPSLNERVDCQEANDCRNVFNQEPEKPTNDKS
- a CDS encoding tRNA-uridine aminocarboxypropyltransferase, whose amino-acid sequence is MKIFLLTHERELRRVTNTGAIALQHAGEIVERILWQRLNPPALLTRLIANNAAILLYSNTKSSAIISSVEPLPEHTIADSMSLDTYDNIIIIDSTWQEAQKIFNQSPYLKQAAQFTVKTENSSSYKLRANQPEGGLCTIECIIEVLKLKGEYEVAANLAIKFADFNR
- a CDS encoding MATE family efflux transporter; amino-acid sequence: MPKTNQSVADRSLLSLTWPIFIDLFFIFMINVTDAWFLSRISDSAAASVGAVMPILGIAFALYSTLHQGGSSVASQRIGAGDHKKLATTYGALFVILLFGGMFLTVMMFSFAPTFAQWMGLNDSMADMASIYLKTIGMGTWILAIRFAAAAILTSQGKTHWNMWSTFVMTVVNIVFNYLLIDGKFGFPALGVQGVAYASVIAWAVSLCFTLVIIIRHLKINVALPKSWSLFKKDSAPILKISMPSVLEPMSWQLTQILMTVMIVTMGELALATRIYSFNLLFTAILYGFAVSAGVQIKVAHYIGAKRFDDAHKQLILGLKLGVVGAMFFCLHFISFLRSAICAIYREC
- a CDS encoding zinc ribbon domain-containing protein YjdM, which translates into the protein MSYPACPNCQSEYVYQEQQLLICPECAFEWDPKEVAENSIIAVKDANGALLCEGDKVTVIKDLKIKASSQVIKIGTKALIRRVFDKKDHQLDCKVDGAGEMMVTAKFVKKA